From the genome of Cytobacillus firmus, one region includes:
- a CDS encoding glycoside hydrolase family 32 protein, whose amino-acid sequence MKRYTEPKYRTLYEAKENELERLMEKSAESPWKPACHIHPQYGLINDPNGLAYYNGEFHVFYQWYPFGAIHGMKHWAHVKSADLVNWERLPAALVPVEDYESHGAYSGASLEVDGMLYLYYTGNIKYSAEERSANQCLAIMDQEGKIQKYENNPIIKGVPQGYTGHVRDPKVFEKNGRYYMLLGAQRENLTGAIIVYESENAIDWSFKGELNLQIDFPGSVYMLECPDYFELDGKDVLIFSPQGLKPEGHDYHNLYNVMYAVGHLDVEALSFEPEHFQELEKGFDFYAPQTFAGKYNERLLFSWAGMGEIDYPSDKEDWAHCLSIPRELCLVDGKLSQRPADMLKQLRVKSVTSSVTTESGSLMIDEGIGQHELEFNFDTVDADVFGIELFASEKEGLVLEFDRSSQTVSLNREKFASSFGGEYGFVRSSELKIDSSVSVQVFVDHSIAEIFINDGEAVFTARVFPEKESNGIKLFSDQKMTCTYTKHELKQGITR is encoded by the coding sequence ATGAAGAGATATACAGAACCAAAGTATCGAACGTTATATGAAGCAAAAGAGAATGAACTGGAGAGACTCATGGAAAAATCCGCAGAATCCCCATGGAAGCCGGCCTGCCATATCCACCCTCAGTACGGTTTAATTAATGACCCTAATGGGCTTGCCTATTACAACGGTGAGTTCCACGTTTTTTATCAGTGGTACCCGTTCGGTGCGATACACGGCATGAAGCATTGGGCCCATGTGAAATCAGCGGACCTTGTGAACTGGGAGCGTCTCCCGGCTGCACTGGTTCCGGTGGAGGATTATGAGTCCCATGGTGCCTATTCCGGAGCTTCTCTTGAGGTGGACGGAATGCTCTATTTGTATTACACAGGCAATATCAAATACAGTGCAGAGGAAAGATCGGCGAATCAGTGCCTGGCGATCATGGACCAGGAAGGGAAGATTCAAAAATATGAAAACAACCCGATTATTAAAGGGGTTCCGCAGGGCTATACCGGGCATGTCCGCGATCCAAAGGTGTTTGAAAAGAACGGCCGCTACTATATGCTGCTTGGTGCACAGCGTGAAAACCTGACCGGTGCAATTATTGTCTATGAATCTGAAAATGCCATTGACTGGTCATTTAAAGGGGAGCTGAATCTGCAGATTGATTTTCCTGGTTCGGTGTATATGCTGGAGTGTCCGGATTATTTCGAGCTCGACGGCAAAGATGTGCTGATTTTCTCTCCGCAAGGGTTAAAGCCTGAAGGGCATGATTACCATAATCTATATAATGTCATGTATGCAGTGGGCCATTTGGATGTAGAAGCTCTTTCATTTGAGCCGGAGCATTTCCAGGAGCTTGAAAAAGGGTTTGATTTTTACGCTCCGCAAACGTTTGCCGGCAAATATAATGAGCGCCTGTTATTTTCATGGGCGGGAATGGGTGAAATCGATTATCCGAGTGATAAAGAGGATTGGGCGCATTGCCTGTCAATTCCGCGTGAGCTGTGTCTTGTCGATGGGAAGCTTTCTCAAAGACCAGCAGATATGCTGAAGCAGCTTCGCGTAAAGTCGGTAACGAGCAGCGTGACCACTGAGTCGGGAAGCCTGATGATTGATGAAGGAATCGGGCAGCACGAGCTCGAATTTAATTTTGATACAGTAGATGCTGATGTATTTGGGATTGAGCTGTTTGCTTCTGAAAAGGAGGGTTTAGTGCTTGAGTTTGACCGCAGCTCACAAACTGTGAGTCTGAACCGGGAAAAATTTGCATCCTCATTTGGCGGGGAATACGGTTTTGTAAGGAGCTCTGAACTGAAAATCGATTCTTCTGTAAGTGTTCAAGTGTTTGTTGACCACAGTATTGCTGAGATTTTTATCAATGATGGGGAAGCTGTGTTCACGGCAAGAGTATTTCCTGAAAAAGAATCAAATGGAATCAAACTGTTCAGTGATCAAAAAATGACATGCACTTATACGAAGCATGAGTTAAAGCAAGGGATTACACGGTAA
- a CDS encoding DNA sulfur modification protein DndB: MTDIGVLTRIMGSAYNQFGKKVLVTQLRYATLEAIFEVDEEVQRKLDPKRRVEIREFIIQSLEEGKDFYFSPFVFSARGAIRQTEDGWELTPGSKLYIIDGQHRSASFSSAISHLKSRKESAEETGRLDEAIILQTYIERVKEYPVAMQVFLNLTTTQERQLFTDINTERRDAHIGQVMLYDQRDQYTEMTRTVAAKLQPIFEIEQNLSRISVHNSALTSLATMRRCIIALFEGILTVKKGTPYYRCNPKEAEEIAIEFFQIWQQIFPKKSANRLKFVSGYSGVQIALAYCANQLTRTHNLSYKESIHELKHLKFECSWKHDDPLFRHLFDPAASKIKGHSATRKIQQTSLEFKKKIVQGGLKP; encoded by the coding sequence ATGACAGATATTGGCGTATTAACCAGAATTATGGGCTCGGCATACAATCAATTTGGTAAAAAAGTACTAGTCACTCAGCTGCGATATGCGACTTTGGAAGCGATATTTGAAGTGGATGAGGAAGTTCAGAGAAAGCTGGATCCAAAAAGGCGGGTGGAGATCAGAGAGTTTATCATCCAATCGCTTGAAGAAGGCAAAGATTTTTACTTTTCCCCATTTGTGTTTTCGGCCAGAGGCGCGATTCGCCAAACGGAGGATGGATGGGAACTGACTCCCGGAAGCAAGCTTTACATCATTGATGGACAGCATCGCAGCGCGAGTTTCTCATCTGCCATAAGCCATCTTAAATCCAGAAAAGAATCAGCGGAGGAAACAGGCAGGCTGGATGAAGCCATTATCCTGCAGACCTATATTGAGAGAGTGAAAGAATATCCCGTTGCCATGCAGGTATTCCTGAATTTGACAACAACACAGGAGAGGCAGCTTTTTACTGATATAAATACGGAAAGAAGAGATGCTCATATCGGGCAGGTTATGCTCTATGATCAGCGTGACCAATATACGGAGATGACAAGAACCGTAGCAGCAAAGCTTCAGCCTATCTTTGAAATAGAACAAAACCTTTCCAGAATTTCCGTTCACAACTCCGCACTTACATCGTTAGCCACCATGAGGAGATGTATCATTGCCTTATTTGAAGGTATTTTAACAGTAAAAAAAGGTACCCCGTATTATAGATGCAACCCGAAGGAAGCAGAAGAGATCGCAATCGAATTTTTTCAGATATGGCAGCAGATTTTCCCGAAGAAAAGCGCCAATAGACTTAAATTTGTAAGCGGTTACTCAGGGGTGCAAATTGCTCTTGCCTATTGTGCCAATCAGCTGACCAGGACTCATAACTTATCCTACAAAGAATCTATACACGAACTCAAACACTTAAAATTCGAGTGCAGCTGGAAGCACGATGATCCGTTGTTCCGTCACCTGTTTGACCCGGCGGCTTCGAAAATTAAAGGCCATTCAGCCACGAGAAAAATCCAGCAGACCTCATTGGAATTCAAAAAGAAAATCGTACAGGGAGGGCTGAAGCCGTGA
- a CDS encoding LacI family DNA-binding transcriptional regulator, with protein sequence MNTTIKDIAKLAGVAKSTVSRYLNGGHVSEQTKAKIRKVIEETKYEPNSFAQSLKAKKTNFIGVIAPTLDSYVTSTVLMAIDEELRKRDYTTLIISTSKHVDREIESLISLSRQKVDGIILIATGVTEKHIETINSIQIPVLIVAQEVDHCTCIINDDYQAGFKMGQFVAQKGHRAVAYIGVTESDIAVGQRRKQGILEGLKTAGVSDVKTFVSQFDLQDAARITQEMLKDISPTAIICATDTIAFGALKTISKLGKKVPEDFSITGFGGYNISEVIHPSLTTIRFKNEETGVMAAETIIKLTNGEEVTPLQVSGFDFIEGESVKSVNS encoded by the coding sequence ATGAATACAACGATCAAAGATATAGCAAAGCTTGCCGGAGTTGCCAAGAGTACCGTTTCGAGGTATTTGAATGGCGGCCATGTAAGCGAACAGACGAAAGCCAAGATCAGAAAGGTGATCGAGGAAACGAAGTATGAACCTAATTCGTTTGCGCAAAGCCTGAAGGCTAAGAAAACGAACTTTATTGGGGTCATTGCACCTACGCTTGATTCGTATGTTACATCGACGGTGCTGATGGCCATTGATGAAGAACTGAGAAAGAGGGATTATACCACCTTGATCATTAGTACAAGCAAGCATGTTGACCGGGAAATCGAAAGCCTAATCAGCTTGTCCCGCCAAAAAGTCGACGGCATTATTCTGATTGCGACAGGCGTAACGGAAAAACATATCGAGACGATTAACTCCATACAAATTCCGGTTCTGATCGTCGCACAGGAAGTCGATCATTGCACCTGCATTATTAATGATGATTATCAGGCAGGATTTAAAATGGGCCAGTTTGTTGCACAAAAAGGGCATCGTGCTGTCGCATATATCGGAGTAACGGAAAGCGATATTGCCGTAGGGCAGCGCCGGAAGCAGGGAATTTTGGAGGGGTTAAAAACAGCTGGAGTTTCTGATGTTAAAACCTTTGTATCCCAGTTTGATTTGCAGGATGCAGCCAGAATCACACAGGAAATGCTTAAGGACATCTCACCGACAGCCATCATTTGTGCGACTGACACAATCGCGTTTGGGGCTCTGAAGACCATTTCAAAACTCGGCAAAAAAGTGCCGGAGGATTTTTCAATCACAGGTTTTGGGGGATACAATATTTCAGAAGTCATTCATCCTTCCCTTACGACTATTCGCTTTAAAAATGAAGAGACAGGTGTAATGGCTGCCGAGACAATTATTAAATTGACCAACGGGGAAGAAGTCACGCCATTACAGGTCTCCGGATTTGATTTTATTGAAGGCGAGAGCGTGAAAAGTGTAAATAGCTGA
- a CDS encoding DNA sulfur modification protein DndB, producing the protein MIVHDIFTKRQAFIALPVSELVKMHKEKKLILRDTNQLQVRRIKKYIFSNAAGGEIYMPPLVAAAEEGMLGGQTPGGLRIVDGSHRMKALLQLEDQIFMSMKSEKDEEIRNAYYLQYLLEKTEISIQVLEGLSMDEENQLFIDLNTKGKQVALSKRIAYDSRDRLNGMTNRILQSNAKLIEAGVETEKRAIIRPANKKFLSLSQLRLLVATLLAGKLLNRSDEWKEIAGGEDEAYKDIVNSWFDKLFNFKSPKRIGNYHETMLASFPLIQAISLYAMKDWGYQSLSVKKESLIERMDSLKEVNWSSTNPEWRRFDGVARGEFFYLDKSKRNIEKIAYWLETKRR; encoded by the coding sequence GTGATTGTTCATGATATTTTCACTAAGCGGCAGGCTTTTATAGCGCTGCCTGTTTCCGAACTGGTCAAAATGCATAAAGAAAAAAAGCTTATTCTGAGAGACACGAATCAGCTTCAGGTCAGACGGATTAAAAAGTATATCTTCTCGAATGCTGCAGGAGGAGAAATATATATGCCGCCGCTGGTTGCCGCAGCAGAAGAGGGGATGTTAGGAGGGCAAACGCCAGGCGGATTAAGAATTGTAGATGGGTCACACCGGATGAAAGCCCTGCTTCAGCTTGAGGATCAAATTTTCATGAGTATGAAAAGTGAGAAGGACGAAGAAATCCGGAATGCTTATTATCTTCAATATCTGCTGGAGAAGACAGAGATCTCTATTCAGGTCCTTGAAGGACTCTCCATGGATGAGGAAAACCAGCTTTTTATTGATTTAAACACAAAAGGGAAACAGGTGGCATTGTCCAAGCGAATCGCCTATGATTCGAGAGACCGTTTAAACGGGATGACAAACCGGATTCTTCAATCCAATGCCAAGCTGATAGAAGCAGGTGTGGAAACTGAAAAAAGGGCTATTATTCGGCCGGCTAATAAAAAGTTCCTTTCACTTTCCCAGCTGCGCTTGCTTGTGGCCACTTTACTGGCAGGCAAGCTGTTAAACAGATCGGATGAATGGAAGGAGATTGCCGGGGGAGAGGATGAAGCTTATAAGGATATCGTAAATTCCTGGTTTGATAAACTCTTCAACTTTAAATCTCCTAAAAGAATCGGAAACTATCACGAAACCATGCTGGCGAGCTTTCCGCTTATTCAGGCCATATCCTTATACGCTATGAAAGACTGGGGATATCAATCACTGTCAGTCAAAAAAGAAAGTCTGATTGAACGAATGGATAGCTTAAAAGAAGTGAACTGGAGCAGCACGAATCCGGAGTGGAGAAGATTTGACGGAGTTGCAAGAGGAGAATTCTTTTACCTTGATAAAAGCAAGAGAAATATAGAGAAGATTGCCTATTGGCTGGAGACGAAAAGGAGGTGA
- a CDS encoding carbohydrate kinase family protein, which translates to MTKLYSIGEVLIDFIPLEKGAALKDVTAFERAPGGAPANVAAAVAKLGREASMITKLGNDAFGDFLIEQLQSAGVETDKILRTSEANTGLAFVSLKENGERDFSFYRKPSADLLFEKSELQEEWFGEGDILHFCSVDLVDSPMKIAHKRAVEVMKKKGGLVSFDPNVRLPLWESAEDCRATILEFLPHAHILKVSDEELEFITGISDEAEAIASLFKGDVQAVVYTKGADGAELYTQADKWESSGFTVDVQDTTGAGDAFIGGFLFKLLEAKANPENVLSILREKHEDILQFANASGALTAAGKGAISALPVKEKVLALIKEQER; encoded by the coding sequence ATGACGAAACTATACTCGATTGGTGAAGTGTTAATAGATTTTATCCCGCTTGAGAAGGGGGCAGCCTTGAAGGATGTCACCGCTTTTGAGCGGGCCCCGGGCGGTGCACCGGCTAATGTTGCCGCGGCCGTGGCAAAGTTGGGTCGCGAAGCTTCCATGATTACCAAGCTTGGAAATGATGCATTTGGCGACTTCCTGATTGAGCAGCTTCAAAGCGCCGGAGTGGAGACAGACAAGATTCTCCGCACCAGCGAAGCGAACACAGGGCTTGCGTTTGTTTCTCTGAAAGAAAACGGTGAGCGGGATTTTTCTTTTTACCGGAAACCGTCTGCAGATTTGCTGTTTGAAAAATCGGAGCTGCAGGAAGAGTGGTTTGGTGAAGGAGATATCCTGCACTTCTGCTCGGTTGACCTGGTCGATAGCCCAATGAAAATAGCCCATAAGAGAGCTGTGGAAGTAATGAAGAAAAAGGGCGGCCTTGTCAGCTTTGATCCGAATGTCAGACTGCCGTTATGGGAGAGTGCGGAGGATTGCCGGGCTACAATTCTTGAATTTTTGCCCCATGCTCATATTTTGAAGGTTTCGGATGAAGAACTGGAATTCATCACCGGAATCAGTGATGAGGCTGAAGCGATTGCTTCGCTCTTCAAGGGAGATGTTCAGGCTGTGGTCTATACAAAGGGAGCTGATGGAGCCGAATTATATACACAAGCTGATAAATGGGAATCTTCGGGATTCACAGTAGATGTCCAGGATACCACTGGTGCAGGAGATGCATTTATTGGCGGATTTTTATTTAAGCTTCTGGAAGCTAAAGCAAACCCTGAAAATGTGTTAAGTATATTAAGAGAAAAGCATGAAGACATTTTGCAGTTTGCTAATGCAAGCGGGGCGTTAACAGCTGCAGGCAAGGGGGCTATATCGGCACTGCCTGTTAAGGAAAAAGTGCTGGCCCTTATAAAGGAACAGGAAAGATGA
- a CDS encoding nucleotidyltransferase domain-containing protein, whose product MTNLNRLAPIEAAHQFVNEHFPNCKGALLAGSVVRGEATEKSDLDIVIFDKNLRTSYRESLIEYGWHIEVFVHNLTSYKQFFKMDYERARPSMPKMVSEGIVLKDDGIIESIKKEANDLLHNGPQEWSEETITTKRYFLSDALDDFIGSSNRSEELFIATTLAELLSEFVLRTNRQWIGTSKWVYRSLKDYDEEFANQFVKAFDIFYKTGNKGQVIELADNVLQPFGGKLFDGFSLGKR is encoded by the coding sequence ATGACAAATTTAAATAGATTAGCCCCTATCGAAGCAGCACACCAGTTTGTTAATGAACATTTTCCGAATTGTAAGGGAGCCTTATTAGCAGGAAGTGTTGTACGGGGTGAAGCAACAGAAAAGTCTGACCTTGATATTGTTATTTTTGATAAAAACCTTAGAACATCTTACAGAGAGTCATTAATAGAATATGGTTGGCATATTGAAGTGTTTGTACATAATTTAACCTCATATAAACAATTTTTTAAAATGGATTATGAAAGAGCGAGACCGTCGATGCCAAAGATGGTTTCAGAAGGGATCGTCCTAAAAGATGATGGGATAATTGAGTCTATAAAAAAAGAGGCAAATGATTTATTACATAACGGTCCACAAGAATGGTCCGAAGAAACGATAACTACAAAGCGATACTTTCTTTCGGATGCACTCGATGATTTTATAGGTTCTTCTAATAGATCAGAAGAATTATTTATAGCCACTACACTTGCTGAGTTATTAAGTGAATTCGTTTTGAGAACAAACCGTCAATGGATTGGTACATCTAAATGGGTATATCGTTCATTAAAAGATTATGATGAGGAGTTCGCAAATCAATTTGTAAAGGCTTTTGATATATTTTATAAGACAGGTAACAAAGGCCAAGTTATAGAATTAGCTGATAATGTCCTGCAGCCATTTGGGGGAAAGTTGTTTGATGGTTTTTCTTTAGGAAAAAGATAG
- a CDS encoding competence protein ComK has translation MNALLIREYIIIPETKSIRAHYNEVGECCSLVLEGNYTFMVNKKPIEIIDESINYYGFDLNGASSGSKTILGPCRSAPVRIPGGMDMYWFSHTSPGHDECVWFALHHVDAIMPEGYNTSNVYVSGGHCFKLNAAEKEVSMKYDRTEILASRISKRKENTFSFIMERTTDTYSVKKGKRNYIIERKKE, from the coding sequence ATGAATGCATTACTAATACGGGAGTATATCATCATACCGGAAACGAAATCAATCAGGGCCCATTATAACGAAGTAGGTGAATGCTGCAGTTTGGTTTTGGAAGGGAATTATACGTTTATGGTAAACAAGAAACCGATTGAGATCATAGATGAAAGCATCAATTATTATGGCTTTGATCTGAATGGTGCATCGAGCGGTTCGAAAACCATACTTGGACCCTGCAGATCTGCCCCTGTAAGAATTCCGGGTGGGATGGACATGTATTGGTTTTCTCATACATCGCCTGGCCACGATGAGTGTGTGTGGTTTGCGCTTCATCATGTGGATGCCATCATGCCAGAGGGCTATAATACCTCAAACGTTTATGTGAGTGGCGGTCATTGTTTTAAACTGAATGCGGCTGAAAAAGAGGTCTCTATGAAATATGACCGGACAGAGATACTGGCATCAAGAATATCCAAACGAAAGGAAAACACTTTCAGCTTTATTATGGAAAGAACCACCGATACATACTCGGTTAAAAAAGGGAAGCGTAACTATATCATTGAAAGGAAGAAAGAGTAG
- a CDS encoding fasciclin domain-containing protein, translating into MKKIIAFSLVFMMLLSFSGLASAAENTGTKKDIVDTAVQAGDFKILAAALEKAGLVDTLKGEGPFTVFAPTDAAFNKLLTELNITAEQLLARKDLKDILLYHVVQGKVMSSDLKDGMKAKTLAEKDVTISLNPVKVNDATVVTPDIAASNGVIHVIDRVLLPK; encoded by the coding sequence TTGAAGAAGATAATTGCATTTTCACTGGTTTTTATGATGCTGCTTTCCTTCTCTGGACTGGCATCAGCTGCAGAAAACACTGGTACTAAGAAAGACATCGTTGATACTGCTGTACAAGCTGGGGATTTTAAGATCCTGGCAGCTGCTTTGGAGAAAGCGGGACTGGTTGATACGCTTAAAGGTGAAGGACCATTCACAGTTTTTGCTCCAACAGATGCGGCTTTCAACAAGCTTCTGACGGAATTGAACATTACGGCAGAACAGTTATTGGCAAGAAAGGATCTGAAGGATATTTTGCTTTATCACGTTGTTCAGGGTAAAGTCATGTCTTCAGATTTGAAGGATGGAATGAAGGCAAAAACACTCGCAGAAAAAGATGTGACAATTTCACTTAACCCTGTTAAAGTCAATGATGCCACTGTGGTAACACCTGACATTGCTGCTTCCAATGGTGTAATCCATGTCATTGATCGTGTATTATTGCCGAAATAG
- a CDS encoding YwaF family protein, protein MEWFSRSNHSFQFSLFSVNHIAALSIFVLVAAAIFLNRKKLNDQKWRKIEIGTAFSLILIEGMNHVWMYINGVWSFGRSLPLELCNIALILCIFLLMTRRKIFFELMFFIAVLGATQAIITPALTYDFPHFRYFRFFYEHIMVVWAALYFTWVKGYYPSFRSLRKLLIFINLLLPIIFFVNNQAGGNYWFLRHKPESPSLFDLLGPYPWYIFTLESLLIALSSITWFILRKLVKNEERFQLNIDLSKQEE, encoded by the coding sequence ATGGAGTGGTTTAGCCGAAGTAATCATTCTTTCCAATTTAGCTTGTTTTCTGTAAATCACATAGCTGCCTTAAGCATTTTTGTGCTTGTTGCAGCTGCTATATTTCTAAACCGAAAGAAATTAAATGATCAGAAATGGAGAAAGATTGAAATAGGGACAGCTTTTTCATTGATCTTGATTGAAGGTATGAATCACGTTTGGATGTACATCAATGGAGTATGGAGTTTCGGTCGCTCCCTGCCTTTGGAATTGTGTAACATTGCTCTTATTTTATGTATTTTCTTACTAATGACGCGAAGAAAAATATTCTTTGAATTGATGTTCTTTATAGCTGTTTTAGGTGCTACACAAGCGATCATCACCCCTGCCCTTACATATGACTTCCCGCATTTTCGTTACTTCCGCTTTTTTTATGAGCATATAATGGTAGTATGGGCAGCCTTATATTTTACTTGGGTAAAAGGCTATTATCCGTCCTTCCGGTCATTAAGGAAGCTATTGATCTTTATCAATCTCCTTTTGCCAATCATTTTTTTCGTAAATAACCAGGCAGGTGGAAATTATTGGTTCTTGCGGCACAAACCTGAAAGCCCGAGTTTATTTGATTTACTGGGTCCTTATCCATGGTATATCTTTACATTGGAAAGTCTGTTAATTGCTCTAAGCTCTATTACCTGGTTCATCTTGCGAAAGTTGGTGAAAAACGAGGAACGTTTTCAGCTGAATATTGATCTTTCTAAACAGGAAGAATAG
- a CDS encoding DUF6143 family protein: MSSKKGNGVQGRFIQAVDIPQELYQSLKGKYFIGYADELSFGRGTSAWARLYNPPNSGVNLHVNVWTVTDVSDSTFRAQFWFNADPPGTPIESELVTPANTAITPLPMPKIKLQYATNVVGEPTGGIKAFVRRGQPETTLVDTENGKFIFPPGGSFLVFLSNPETPRTATSGRIAFGWWEAKI, encoded by the coding sequence TTGAGTTCAAAAAAAGGAAATGGCGTTCAAGGCCGGTTTATTCAGGCAGTAGACATTCCACAGGAACTTTATCAGTCTTTAAAAGGAAAATATTTTATCGGTTATGCGGATGAATTAAGCTTTGGCAGGGGGACGAGTGCATGGGCGAGATTGTATAATCCTCCTAACTCAGGAGTGAATTTGCATGTGAATGTATGGACCGTAACGGATGTATCGGATTCCACCTTCCGGGCACAATTTTGGTTCAATGCTGATCCTCCCGGGACACCAATTGAATCAGAATTAGTGACACCAGCAAATACTGCCATCACTCCCCTTCCCATGCCCAAAATAAAACTTCAATATGCAACAAATGTCGTTGGGGAGCCAACCGGGGGGATAAAAGCCTTTGTCCGCAGAGGGCAGCCGGAAACGACCCTCGTTGATACAGAAAATGGGAAATTCATTTTTCCGCCAGGCGGCTCCTTTCTTGTATTTTTATCGAATCCGGAGACACCGAGAACTGCTACATCAGGAAGAATCGCGTTTGGCTGGTGGGAAGCTAAAATATAA
- a CDS encoding YciI family protein yields the protein MLFIITAYDGTDEKALERRLQAREEHLRGVEKRCKEGEHLYAAAILDDEEKMIGSLMVVEYPSREELDLWLKEEPYVTGKVWEKIEVHPCKVPPIFMQLHGE from the coding sequence ATGCTATTTATTATTACGGCTTATGACGGCACTGATGAGAAGGCATTGGAAAGAAGATTACAGGCAAGGGAAGAACATTTAAGAGGTGTAGAGAAGAGATGTAAAGAAGGAGAGCATTTATATGCTGCAGCGATCCTTGATGATGAAGAAAAAATGATTGGCAGCTTGATGGTGGTGGAGTATCCATCAAGAGAGGAACTGGACCTATGGCTTAAAGAAGAACCTTATGTAACCGGAAAGGTATGGGAGAAAATTGAGGTTCATCCTTGTAAGGTGCCACCCATTTTTATGCAGCTGCATGGGGAATGA
- a CDS encoding PTS transporter subunit EIIC gives MANIKSKYLPTVQELLKLIGGKENLQGAAHCATRLRLVLKDNSLADTKAIGELDFVKGSFVAGDQLQVIFGAGTVNDVYAVFTEEAGISGMSLGDVKEQSAQKQNAFQKGIKALSDVFVEIIPGLLAAALLMGVTGLLSQEGIFGEQSVVELYPAIAGFNRFISIMSTGIFTILPLLVVYSATKRFGGNPVLGLVLGAIMLHPDLANAYLVGNGTVEPEVISLFGLKVSLVAFQGGIIIALLMGLVVAKLDQFFSRKVPDIIKLFLAPFLTIVVSGFLLFSAIGPFGRLLSDGITAGLMWSVDNLGIVGFMLFAGIQQVIVITGLHHVIGAVEAQLIADTGSNFIMPLMSVALMGQGGAVLGYTLVLWKNDKAKQIGISSFGSTLFGISEPALFGVNVKYRFPLVMGCIGGAIGGAYVYMTGIKALGFGATALPGFAIVAAQGNGHINYIIANVLALAVGAVLTVVYFKVKKPNLD, from the coding sequence ATGGCAAACATAAAATCCAAATACCTGCCTACAGTCCAAGAATTACTAAAGTTAATTGGAGGGAAGGAAAACCTTCAGGGTGCAGCCCACTGTGCCACAAGGCTGCGGCTGGTTCTGAAAGATAATTCACTGGCAGACACGAAGGCCATTGGAGAGCTTGATTTTGTGAAAGGATCGTTCGTAGCCGGAGATCAGCTGCAGGTTATTTTTGGGGCAGGTACAGTTAATGATGTGTATGCTGTCTTTACAGAAGAGGCAGGCATTTCAGGAATGTCACTTGGCGACGTAAAAGAGCAATCTGCCCAGAAACAGAATGCGTTCCAAAAAGGGATCAAGGCTTTATCCGATGTGTTTGTTGAAATCATTCCAGGATTATTGGCTGCTGCACTTTTGATGGGGGTTACAGGACTTCTCAGCCAGGAAGGGATTTTCGGTGAACAGTCGGTGGTTGAGCTGTATCCGGCCATTGCTGGATTTAATCGTTTCATTAGCATCATGTCAACCGGGATCTTTACGATTCTTCCATTGCTCGTTGTGTATTCGGCAACCAAGCGGTTTGGCGGCAACCCGGTTCTCGGATTAGTGCTCGGTGCAATTATGCTTCACCCCGATCTTGCAAACGCTTATTTAGTTGGAAACGGAACGGTCGAGCCGGAAGTCATCAGTTTATTCGGCTTAAAGGTTTCACTCGTTGCCTTCCAGGGCGGGATTATCATTGCATTGTTAATGGGACTTGTTGTGGCTAAGCTTGACCAATTTTTCAGCAGAAAAGTTCCGGATATTATCAAGCTTTTCCTTGCGCCTTTTCTAACGATTGTCGTTTCTGGTTTCCTATTATTCTCGGCTATTGGCCCATTTGGCCGTCTGTTATCAGATGGAATTACGGCGGGCCTGATGTGGAGTGTTGATAATTTAGGCATTGTCGGATTCATGTTGTTTGCCGGGATCCAGCAAGTGATCGTTATTACCGGCCTGCATCACGTTATTGGGGCGGTTGAAGCACAGCTGATTGCTGACACAGGATCAAACTTTATTATGCCTCTGATGTCGGTTGCTTTAATGGGACAGGGTGGAGCAGTGCTTGGCTACACTTTGGTTCTATGGAAAAATGATAAAGCCAAACAGATTGGTATTTCATCGTTTGGTTCGACATTGTTCGGAATCTCTGAACCTGCACTGTTTGGGGTTAACGTGAAATATAGATTTCCGCTCGTAATGGGCTGTATTGGCGGTGCCATCGGCGGAGCGTATGTATATATGACAGGAATCAAGGCATTAGGCTTTGGTGCGACTGCGCTGCCTGGTTTTGCGATTGTGGCGGCACAAGGCAACGGACATATCAATTACATTATCGCCAATGTGCTGGCCTTAGCAGTAGGTGCGGTTCTGACGGTTGTGTACTTTAAAGTAAAAAAACCAAACTTAGATTAA